In Neofelis nebulosa isolate mNeoNeb1 chromosome 7, mNeoNeb1.pri, whole genome shotgun sequence, the following proteins share a genomic window:
- the LOC131518256 gene encoding NADH dehydrogenase [ubiquinone] 1 alpha subcomplex subunit 3-like, producing MARRLAAFLKDAWVKVLVASFTTGGLGIILPTVSPFTKYATMINQATPNNYPVPLQDDGNMPDVPSQSQDPKVPSLEWLKKL from the coding sequence ATGGCCAGGAGACTCGCAGCCTTCCTTAAGGATGCCTGGGTCAAGGTGCTGGTCGCATCCTTCACCACTGGGGGCCTCGGTATAATTCTGCCCACCGTTAGCCCCTTCACCAAATATGCCACCATGATCAACCAGGCCACGCCCAACAACTATCCAGTGCCCCTCCAAGATGATGGGAACATGCCCGATGTGCCCAGCCAGTCCCAGGACCCCAAGGTTCCAAGCTTGGAGTGGCTAAAGAAACTATGA